One segment of Panicum virgatum strain AP13 chromosome 1K, P.virgatum_v5, whole genome shotgun sequence DNA contains the following:
- the LOC120657386 gene encoding protein RGF1 INDUCIBLE TRANSCRIPTION FACTOR 1-like: MRPAAVRGAPQWLRGLLSEEFFDACAAHPGERKNDKNLFCVDCATALCRHCLPHEPAHDVLQIWKYASCFVVRVDDLRLFDCAGIQSHAVSDHEVVFLNERTARKRSASAENPCAACARPLASGHDYCSLFCKVKHLGESEHGLRRALRVRRQEEAAAPEPQGGKRRSSPASDAGPSCGGSLRKRSRKQPEPERAPFC; this comes from the exons ATGCGGCCGGCGGCCGTGCGCGGCGCGCCGCAGTGGCTGCGCGGCCTGCTGTCAGAGGAGTTCTTCGACGCGTGCGCCGCGCACCCGGGCGAGCGTAAGAACGACAAGAACCTCTTCTGCGTCGACTGCGCCACCGCGCTCTGCCGCCACTGCCTCCCCCACGAGCCCGCCCACGACGTCCTCCAG ATCTGGAAGTACGCGTCCTGCTTCGTCGTGCGCGTCGACGATCTCAGGCTGTTCGACTGCGCCGGCATCCAG TCGCACGCGGTGAGCGACCACGAGGTGGTGTTCCTGAACGAgcgcacggcgaggaagcgctCGGCGAGCGCGGAGAACCCCTGCGCGGCGTGCGCCCGCCCGCTGGCGTCCGGCCACGACTACTGCTCCCTCTTCTGCAAG GTGAAGCATCTGGGGGAGAGCGAGCACGGGCTGCGGCGCGCGCTGCGCGTCCGCCGGCAGGAGGAGGCTGCCGCGCCGGAGCCGCAGGGCGGGAAGCGGaggtcgtcgccggcgtcggaCGCGGGGCCGAGCTGCGGCGGGTCGTTGCGGAAGCGGAGCCGGAAGCAGCCCGAGCCGGAACGAGCACCGTTCTGTTGA